CCAACCCCTGTTTGATGCATGGAATCATTTGAATTAAGAACCTGAACGGTTGGAGAATATTTCCCAATCATCAAAGATGAAGGTAATAGCCGATTCCCTCTTTTCTCATACAATGTATCATTCACAGTGACCCGGTGAAAATCTTCGACCACGTGGTTCTTTCCATTTAAAGAATCTGACAATGTTGCAGGTTGATAATATTTTCCATATGTTTCACGAATTTGACTGCCACCAACATTCTCCACTAAATTGTTCGATATCGTTCTCGATATGGAAGGTTGGATGGATGCAGGAAGTGCTCTCTTCATGGATTCAGGAAAAGAACGTAATTCATGAGTAGTGTTGAATCTACCAGCGTTGTTTAAACCATTAGATTGGTACGAATTCCCATCCCGATCCATCCTTGAACTTGAAGCTCTATGGACCTCGTGGCGTTTTGAGGAAGTTTCTCCATTAACAACTGGCCTCTTGGAGGAGGAAAGAACTTGATGAGAATGACCATTGTAACCTGTCAAATGCATTAAAGCAAACTTGATATATAATATACTTCAATAATACTGTGAAGGTGTTTGCATGCAGCAATTCAGATATTACTCGTCGAATGTGGAGGATTTGAAGATCCCCATGATGGAAGTACCCTGAGATTTACAGAAGAGGCACTATTCGTCACAGGAGACCCTTCTCTATAATTGTCTATCTCCCGTAAGTCTGAGTCACTGTCGGATGATGAACTGATATCTATAGGATCCAATGAAGCCATTTCTGATTTACCTACCACCTCTGTAAAATTTCCAAATGCTGAAGAGACCTGCTTTTCACGTAGAAACACCTCAAAATAGCATAAACACAACAGTGGACGCATGACACAATCATCTGGAGGCAAAATGTTTCACTTACAATGCAAGAAATTTGTCTTAAACCACCAAGTATTCCACGAAAAATGATGAGCATTTCTGACTGATCTTTATTAAGCTAAACATGGGATCCATATGGACAGCAATTTGTTGAAGTACGTAAACTTGGTAAAAAAACATTGAATCTTCAAGAATAGGACATGATGTGTTGCTAAAGATACCAAAACCCTGTCGAAcctgccaaaaagggggaaaagaATATACATATTGTATGAAATGGGTTAACACGCAAATAAAAATGGATGGAAACTAATTTAACCAGGGCGGGAACGGATGTAATtgacaaatttaatttattttaggcCATACACTTGCATTAGTCCGAAACCCAGACGTCGCCAGGGTTTAACCACATGcataaaaaacaaattttttaaaaaaatacgcGTCTTGAAGGAAAAAACCAACACTGAtggatgaaagaaaatattcaaGCAGATTAATTTCATCTTTAACACATAATTCTCAATATTCAGCCGAAAAATTTTATCTCGACTTTCGAACTTCGACAAAAAGTAAGTATCACGAGCAGTAACAAATTTTTAATCTGGGACTACGTCAAATGGCTTTTAAAGTTCCAATTCagtaaaaaaaacacacacacacacacaaatgtGGGAAATGGGGAAGTGAAGGAAGGATTTAGAAACCTGGAGTATGATTGTGGCATTGACTGCGGAACTGGCGAAGAGGGAATGTCGACGCTCGGAATACTGGTCCGGACTTCTGTGCTGTGCGCTTGAATGTACCAGAGGAAAACCCTAGTTGGGGAAGAGACTCTCCGTACTCAATTTAGTTATGCGAGTTTATGAGAGTGACAATTCCGCAGCCTTTGGTTAATTGTCTGTGCATATTTCGACTTAGCCCGATCGTGTAGGTAAAGGAGAAAGATGTAATTTACTTCGGGATGAATACTTTTTATATGCATATACATATTATAGTTTGATGTGCATGCTTTACATTAAAACATACAAACCTCATTTGTCTATTAATAtagaaattatttattattatataaaataaaaaataaatataccaTGTTCAAAATCGGATTCGACTGGTTCAACCGATAACCGTTCATGGGACTAGTCCGAAAAACACTAAAAAATTGTTTGACCGATAAAACTGGTTAAGACCTGTCAAAAACCGGTCTCACTTGTTTgcacattttaatttttttaaaataatgattttatatttaaaattatattttttgttatatatatatatatatatatgattattttgattttaaatctattaaaatattattttaataatattagatcttattttgatttatttatttttaacatatatatatatatacataattatatttgattatatgtataatgtttagattttaaactttgataaatatattttctttattatataaaagatatttaaatttttaaatatatttttactatattatattattattttacgtAATATAACGATTTATCAGCTCGACCGTTGATTCAACGATCGAAttgattgaattatttttataataaaccgGTTCGATcctcattatgaaaatgttgttCATGTACATTTATATATTGGCACACGTggcaattattattattatttttggctGAAAAGTATGTGGCAAAGTAATTTGATTGTTCTCAAATAATATTTCAGATTCAAACCTTAACAAAGCCAACAAGAGTAAGATTTAGACGAAAAgaacatttttatatattttattttaaatgctcgGTGAATTTATGTACACATGACTCTCAAAGTTGGtttcttaaatttttatgtatataataattctgatttataaatttaaagatGCGTACAATTAAAGATTTAACTCAAAACCTTAAGTAACTTGTAGGGTTTGGTGGATgcctaaaaaaaacaaaaaaaaaaaaaaaaaaactgaatcTGTGGATTTTCCCAAGTTTTGTGTTTCCGGACATTATTATGTACTCTAATCATGATTTTCTTTCATAACATGAAACACAAACATACTTTCTTATATCGCAAGTTTAATATTGTCCAAGTTTTAGCACCGTCTCATCTTGCATGATTCCAAATACCTCAACATTTTAGCCAAAAATAGACagattaataaataaaactatAATGTTTACCCTTGAAACAAACATAACATATCATACTGGAGTTGCTAATATAATAAAATCCAAAAGATTTCACTGAACAAAAAGGAAATAACCAAAAACGAACTGACGAAATCATAATACAAAACCAATTAAATCCACTCGAGAACCCATTTCCATTCTTTCCTGTATTGTGTCAAAAAATTGAAGAGAATCctagaaaaaaatttatctaCTGTGAAGATCTTTTTAGCGGGGAATGCTAACATGTGTTTAAATAATATTGTAAAAACACACACGAGTAGAAAAATTCTGACAAACAGCTAATGCATCCGACATCTTAACATCCCATTTTTGCACGTTTCATACTGATGGTATTGAAAGGTGAAACACTGCCACTTGGTCCCAGGCTCTCCTCTCTTATGTTGGAATTTATCATGGCTAACTCATGGAGTTGCTGACTCTTGACAAAATCCTGTGATTCATCCTTCAagaaaacaaacaaaacaataataagAATGTGCAAAGATGACCAGTAGCAACCGAAAGCAAGAATGTTTTGGCATGTTCTAACTACAGAGAGGCCAGTATCAATGGCACTCATGGTCTAACTAAGACGAGATTACAGAATTCACTGTCGTTAGAAGATCCAGGGAGGAATCTTTAGCATTTACTAGTGAATAGAATTAAAGGGTCCAGCTATTCAGACTTGGGACTTGCTTTTCAGCAATTTGAAGTTTCAGAAAACAGAGAATTAATTACACAGTGCAGGTGAATACGTTTCTTTCATAGAAATATACGCACCACTGGCTTCAGCAGTTCCTCGATTATCTCTTTTGCTTGCTGTAGTCTAATATCAACAACATTTGCGGGTAAATCAGCCTCAATTAGGACATGGAGCGGTTCATTCAGGTGCTCATAACCTGGTCGGCCCCGTAGCTTCTCTTCCTTCAGAAGACAAACACCGGCAGAATGAAGTTAAATTTAACATCCATTAAAATCTCAAATCATGCCAATTAGCAGTAAATGTACATTTCTACAATAAAAGTACGTCGTATAATTTTGATTCTCCAAAAAAAATGCTACAAAACTCTATCACGAGGAGGGGGAGGGACAATATCTTACCTTTTCAGGATCCTTTATTGAACCCTTTCCTCTAATATATACTCGACATCCTGTACTGGCTTCCACTCGTTTCAATGAATTTCCTCTAGGGCCTAAAAGTCGCCCCACAAAATTGAACTATGAGGCCATAAGATAGGCATTAAGAAGATACTCTAGTGAGGAAGGATGCATGCTGACCCTAGAGTGTGAATGCACAAAAAATGTATTATTGAGAGTCAGGGAAACCAGCTCAATCAAAATCTTACGTTAGGATAGGTATCAACAGGAATTTCTAGGCGCATGATTCTTTTGACGGTGTATGCACTAGGACTTGCTGGAGCTCCATGCCAGCTCATTGTCATGCCAGCGGGGCCGTACCTCTGTAATACAATGGAGAAGTCAAATGGATGTATGTAGTAATTAGGTACCCAAGGCAAAACGAAGGTATGCTCACAGCGTATTCACTTCCAAATTCAATAAGCCGAGAAATAATAATGAAAATCATGAAAAGTTAATGCTGTATCTTTTACAGAACTACTCTTATTTAATCTTTAATTCGATAGAAATTTAAATCCGATCGTAAATTGTAATTGCCACAGAAAAATTGTGTCATAAACAATGAGATCCATGAACCCAGTCCTTTAGATTTTACTTTCATAAAGAACTTTCCTGAAGCCGCATTGATTAAACAGATGGTTTACATGATTCAAAGATTTGCAGTATACCAACCATATTGACTGAAGGAATTGTTACGTTTTAACGATTTCCATTGTTGCCTTGTGAACAGAAAGGCCAAGGTGAGACACTAACATAACCCTTGCACCAAAATTTGGAAGGACTTACCCAATTTGCAAGGTATGGCATTTTGGTAATAATGCAATAAAAGCACTCCTCCAGATAATAACAGATATTAAGAGATATCCAAAttcaaaaagaaaaggaaaaaaaaatattgcagCCATGTTTACTTTTAGCCTGTAAGTGCAACACTAGCTGTGTGTAAGCATTTGAGTGCACATATATTACAAAAGAAACCAATTACCTCTTGAGTTAGTCCGTTCCAGCCAGCTAACCCTGTACCACCGGCATTTGATAAAAGGTTTGAAGAAGCCATAGGGCTGGGACTTCTATGTCTTAGCCTCTCAAATTCTCCGAAGCCGTGATTGGGCATCATCCCAGTAACCCGCAAGATCTCTGGacaaataaaagaaattaaCATTCAAATGATTATCAAACAGCAGCAAAGATATTAGAAGAGGTGTATTTTTACACAAAATATTCATTTACATTTAGATTCTGAACGAAAGATTTCCAAGACCTGATATAAACAGCACCACCACTCATATATCTAGAGCCAACAAGcacatataaaagcatagagCGGCTGTCTGAAAAAAGGCATAAAATATCCAGACAAAAAGGAGAAGAAGATCCAATTAATTCCCGAAATATAACCTTGATTCAGGAGTCTGCTACAGATGGGAAGAACTTGTGCGAAAGGACCTATATTT
The sequence above is a segment of the Primulina tabacum isolate GXHZ01 chromosome 6, ASM2559414v2, whole genome shotgun sequence genome. Coding sequences within it:
- the LOC142548628 gene encoding KH domain-containing protein At2g38610-like isoform X1; translation: MAGHYKPSFSPSRTVSPQIRSIPDADSSRYLSELLAEHQNIGPFAQVLPICSRLLNQEILRVTGMMPNHGFGEFERLRHRSPSPMASSNLLSNAGGTGLAGWNGLTQERYGPAGMTMSWHGAPASPSAYTVKRIMRLEIPVDTYPNFNFVGRLLGPRGNSLKRVEASTGCRVYIRGKGSIKDPEKEEKLRGRPGYEHLNEPLHVLIEADLPANVVDIRLQQAKEIIEELLKPVDESQDFVKSQQLHELAMINSNIREESLGPSGSVSPFNTISMKRAKMGC
- the LOC142548628 gene encoding KH domain-containing protein At3g08620-like isoform X2; translated protein: MAGHYKPSFSPSRTVSPQIRSIPDADSRYLSELLAEHQNIGPFAQVLPICSRLLNQEILRVTGMMPNHGFGEFERLRHRSPSPMASSNLLSNAGGTGLAGWNGLTQERYGPAGMTMSWHGAPASPSAYTVKRIMRLEIPVDTYPNFNFVGRLLGPRGNSLKRVEASTGCRVYIRGKGSIKDPEKEEKLRGRPGYEHLNEPLHVLIEADLPANVVDIRLQQAKEIIEELLKPVDESQDFVKSQQLHELAMINSNIREESLGPSGSVSPFNTISMKRAKMGC